A portion of the Flavobacterium limnophilum genome contains these proteins:
- the ftsZ gene encoding cell division protein FtsZ produces MMSNSEFGSISFDLPKNQSNVIKVIGVGGGGSNAINHMFKQGIKGVDFIVCNTDSQALDNSSVPNKIQLGVNLTEGLGAGANPDVGQQSAIESISDIEKMLDSNTKMVFITAGMGGGTGTGAAPVIAQLAKERDILTVGIVTLPFSFEGKVRLEQAQIGINKLRKQVDSLIVINNNKLREVYGNLGFKAGFSKADEVLATASRGIAEVITHHYTQNIDLKDAKTVLANSGTAIMGSAVSSGENRAKEGIISALDSPLLNDNKITGAKNVLLLIVSGSNEITIDEIGEINDYIQVEAGHNANIIMGVGEDESLGDSISVTIIATGFDIEQQHEIVNTEPKKIIHALEDEQKIVHDLTQKTIPAFNYNSETPKAKTEERIVFELLEEEVVADPVAEIVAEPVVVAAPAVVSINKEELVGMTEFIKNLDVTFEIVSPIKDIDFMISEPKVADVKDIFVVEPKIAERPEQTTFSFDLPLFNMPAAPEPAPVAKVEEKKVMFELTDETRNIKVNEPVQFVPVTELTDKGIIRYSLEEYMEVENALLDSKPAIAPVAEVIPEELNITMKQVERVSNTTSTFENISPMEMTIEETLKLRADERRKKLKEFNYKFHNNVSRIDEMEKEPAYKRLGIDLNSSQNNHANSRISVGTDSNDDLQLRSNNSYLHDNVD; encoded by the coding sequence ATGATGAGCAACTCAGAATTTGGAAGCATTTCATTTGATTTACCAAAAAACCAATCAAATGTAATTAAAGTTATTGGAGTAGGTGGAGGCGGAAGTAACGCCATCAACCACATGTTTAAACAAGGTATCAAAGGTGTTGATTTTATCGTTTGTAATACCGATTCGCAGGCTTTGGATAACAGTTCTGTGCCCAACAAAATCCAGTTAGGCGTAAACTTGACCGAAGGATTGGGAGCAGGAGCAAATCCAGATGTAGGTCAGCAATCAGCTATCGAAAGCATTTCAGATATCGAAAAAATGCTCGACAGCAACACTAAAATGGTTTTCATCACGGCCGGTATGGGTGGAGGAACAGGAACCGGAGCTGCACCTGTAATTGCACAATTGGCCAAAGAAAGAGATATTTTAACTGTTGGAATCGTAACCTTGCCTTTCTCGTTTGAAGGTAAAGTTCGTCTTGAACAAGCGCAGATTGGTATTAATAAATTGCGCAAACAAGTCGATTCATTAATTGTTATCAACAACAATAAATTAAGAGAAGTTTATGGAAATCTTGGTTTCAAAGCCGGGTTTTCAAAAGCGGACGAAGTTTTGGCCACAGCTTCAAGAGGAATTGCAGAAGTAATCACGCATCACTATACTCAAAATATCGATTTAAAAGATGCCAAAACTGTATTGGCAAATAGCGGAACTGCCATTATGGGTTCAGCTGTTTCTTCGGGTGAAAATAGAGCCAAAGAAGGAATTATTTCAGCTTTGGATTCTCCGTTGTTGAATGATAATAAAATTACTGGTGCCAAAAACGTATTGTTGCTCATCGTTTCTGGTTCTAATGAAATCACGATTGACGAAATAGGTGAAATCAACGACTATATCCAAGTAGAAGCGGGGCATAATGCCAATATCATTATGGGTGTCGGTGAAGACGAATCATTGGGGGATTCTATTTCTGTGACGATAATCGCAACAGGATTCGATATCGAACAACAACACGAAATCGTAAATACCGAACCTAAAAAAATCATTCACGCACTGGAAGACGAACAAAAAATTGTTCACGATTTGACTCAAAAAACGATTCCGGCATTCAATTACAATAGCGAAACTCCAAAGGCTAAAACTGAAGAGAGAATTGTTTTCGAATTATTGGAAGAAGAAGTAGTAGCTGATCCAGTTGCGGAAATTGTTGCCGAGCCAGTTGTGGTTGCTGCGCCAGCCGTGGTTTCCATAAATAAAGAAGAGCTTGTGGGAATGACTGAATTTATCAAGAATTTAGATGTAACTTTCGAAATTGTTTCTCCAATAAAAGATATCGATTTCATGATTTCGGAGCCAAAAGTTGCCGATGTTAAAGACATATTTGTTGTTGAACCTAAAATTGCCGAAAGACCCGAACAAACTACTTTTTCTTTTGACTTGCCGCTTTTCAATATGCCTGCAGCTCCAGAGCCAGCTCCAGTGGCCAAAGTGGAAGAAAAGAAAGTGATGTTTGAATTGACTGATGAAACCCGCAATATTAAAGTAAACGAACCAGTTCAATTTGTTCCTGTAACTGAATTGACTGATAAAGGAATCATCAGGTATTCTCTTGAAGAATATATGGAAGTGGAAAATGCTTTATTGGATTCTAAACCGGCAATTGCTCCTGTTGCAGAAGTGATTCCAGAAGAATTGAACATTACTATGAAGCAAGTTGAACGTGTTTCCAATACAACTTCTACTTTCGAAAATATTTCTCCAATGGAAATGACAATTGAAGAAACGTTGAAATTGAGAGCTGACGAAAGAAGAAAAAAACTAAAAGAATTCAATTACAAGTTTCACAATAATGTTTCAAGAATTGATGAAATGGAAAAAGAACCTGCTTACAAAAGATTAGGAATTGATCTTAACAGTTCGCAAAACAACCATGCTAATTCAAGAATTTCTGTAGGAACAGATAGTAATGACGATCTGCAGTTGCGTTCTAATAATTCATACTTGCACGACAACGTAGACTAA
- the ftsA gene encoding cell division protein FtsA translates to MEKENIAVGLDIGTTKIVAMIGKKNEYGKLEILGVGKSKSLGVARGVVNNITQTIQSIQQAVLEAENKSGYKIKDVVVGIAGQHIRSIQHSDYIIRSSAEEVIGGNDIQLLIDQVNKLAMLPGEEIIHVLPQEFKIDGQSEIKEPIGMYGGRLESSFHVVVGQASSIRNVGRCIQSSGIELSGLTLEPLASADAVLSQEEKEAGVALIDIGGGTTDLAIFKDGIIRHTAVIPFGGNVITDDIKEGCSIIEKQAELLKVKFGSAWPGENKDNEIVSIPGLRGREPKEISLKNLSKIIHARVVEIIEQVFTEIKDYGHEDPRKKLIAGIVLTGGGAQLKHIKQLVEYITGMDTRIGYPNEHLAGNSDEEISSPLYATAVGLVMNSIENNTQSAIRIDAIEAPKPAPKPPVFYAPEIEEEVEREVVVNVKKAASTGEKISRSFFDRYVDKIKDFLDNAE, encoded by the coding sequence GGGAAACTGGAAATTTTGGGTGTTGGAAAATCCAAAAGTTTAGGTGTGGCAAGAGGTGTCGTGAACAACATCACCCAAACCATACAATCGATTCAGCAAGCCGTGTTGGAAGCCGAGAATAAATCGGGTTATAAAATAAAAGATGTCGTGGTGGGGATTGCAGGTCAACACATTCGAAGCATTCAACACAGCGATTATATCATCAGAAGCAGCGCAGAGGAAGTAATAGGAGGCAACGATATCCAGCTTTTGATTGATCAAGTAAATAAATTGGCAATGTTGCCTGGAGAAGAAATTATCCATGTTTTGCCACAAGAATTCAAAATCGACGGGCAATCCGAAATCAAGGAACCAATAGGAATGTACGGAGGAAGATTGGAATCTAGTTTTCACGTAGTGGTTGGGCAAGCATCATCCATTCGAAATGTGGGCAGATGCATCCAAAGTTCTGGTATTGAATTGTCGGGATTAACCTTGGAACCATTGGCTTCCGCCGATGCGGTTTTAAGCCAGGAAGAAAAAGAAGCAGGTGTTGCCTTGATAGATATTGGTGGGGGAACTACAGATTTGGCCATTTTCAAGGATGGAATTATTCGTCACACTGCCGTAATTCCTTTTGGAGGAAACGTGATTACTGACGACATAAAAGAAGGCTGTTCGATAATCGAAAAACAAGCCGAATTGTTGAAAGTAAAATTCGGATCGGCTTGGCCAGGAGAAAATAAAGACAATGAAATCGTTTCGATTCCTGGCTTAAGAGGAAGAGAGCCAAAAGAAATTTCGTTAAAGAATTTGTCCAAGATAATTCACGCCCGAGTGGTTGAAATTATCGAGCAGGTTTTTACGGAAATCAAAGATTACGGACACGAAGACCCTCGCAAAAAATTAATCGCGGGAATCGTTCTTACTGGAGGTGGCGCACAATTGAAGCACATCAAGCAATTAGTGGAATACATCACCGGGATGGATACCAGAATTGGTTATCCAAACGAGCATTTGGCCGGAAATTCTGATGAAGAAATATCAAGTCCTTTGTACGCAACAGCTGTCGGGTTAGTAATGAACAGCATCGAAAACAATACGCAGAGTGCCATAAGAATAGACGCAATTGAAGCACCAAAGCCAGCTCCAAAACCACCTGTTTTTTATGCTCCAGAAATTGAAGAAGAGGTTGAAAGAGAAGTTGTGGTCAATGTCAAGAAAGCAGCTTCAACAGGAGAAAAAATATCGAGATCTTTCTTTGATAGATATGTGGACAAGATTAAAGATTTCTTGGATAATGCGGAATAA